One stretch of Actinacidiphila sp. DG2A-62 DNA includes these proteins:
- a CDS encoding alpha-glucosidase/alpha-galactosidase, with translation MTTTKIAFIGAGSVVFTQGLLADLFAFDELRGVHIALHDIDAERLATAEGAARHIADHLGAAPTVTAHADRRAALEGADFVINIVQVGMREATRTDFEIPARYGVRQTIGDTLGVGGVFRALRTFPLLKSLAEDIAEVCSDAWLLNYTNPMAMNVQYLTQATGLTRVVGLCHSVYWTMRDLSELVGVPYEEVNYLAAGVNHQAWVLRFEHEGRSLYPRLDALIEQDPQLRRRVRVDMYRRLGHYPTETSEHSSEYVPWYLGHAEEVERLRLPIGAYLDIVDDNVAQYEKTRDALASGTPLPVAGTMEYAPQVVHSVVTGTPRTIYGNVPNRGLIENLPAGGTVEVPCLVDASGVQPTAVGALPPQCAALNRNYLSMNDLVVRAAIEDDPRRIRQALMADPATAAALPVERIWELCDEMVRAHADLLQPGLRAELGS, from the coding sequence ATGACCACCACGAAGATCGCGTTCATCGGCGCCGGCAGCGTCGTCTTCACGCAGGGGCTGCTGGCCGACCTGTTCGCCTTCGACGAGCTGCGGGGCGTGCACATCGCCCTGCACGACATCGACGCGGAGCGGCTGGCCACCGCGGAGGGTGCGGCCCGCCACATCGCCGACCACCTGGGGGCCGCCCCCACCGTCACCGCGCACGCCGACCGCAGGGCCGCCCTGGAGGGCGCGGACTTCGTGATCAACATCGTGCAGGTCGGGATGCGCGAGGCCACCCGCACCGACTTCGAGATCCCGGCCCGCTACGGCGTCCGGCAGACCATCGGCGACACCCTCGGCGTCGGCGGCGTCTTCCGCGCGCTGCGCACCTTCCCGCTGCTGAAGTCGCTGGCCGAGGACATCGCCGAGGTGTGCTCGGACGCCTGGCTGCTGAACTACACCAACCCGATGGCGATGAACGTGCAGTACCTCACCCAGGCCACCGGGCTGACCCGGGTGGTCGGCCTGTGCCACTCGGTGTACTGGACGATGCGCGACCTCAGCGAGCTGGTGGGCGTCCCCTACGAGGAGGTCAACTACCTCGCCGCCGGCGTCAACCACCAGGCGTGGGTGCTGCGCTTCGAGCACGAGGGCCGCAGCCTCTACCCCCGGCTCGACGCGCTGATCGAGCAGGACCCCCAGCTGCGCCGCCGGGTCCGCGTCGACATGTACCGCAGGCTCGGCCACTACCCGACCGAGACCAGCGAGCACAGCTCGGAGTACGTGCCCTGGTACCTCGGCCACGCCGAGGAGGTCGAGCGGCTGCGGCTGCCCATCGGCGCGTACCTCGACATCGTCGACGACAACGTGGCGCAGTACGAGAAGACCCGCGACGCGCTCGCGTCCGGGACCCCGCTGCCGGTGGCCGGCACCATGGAGTACGCGCCGCAGGTCGTGCACAGCGTCGTCACCGGCACGCCCCGCACGATCTACGGCAACGTGCCCAACCGCGGCCTGATCGAGAACCTCCCGGCCGGCGGGACGGTCGAGGTGCCGTGCCTGGTCGACGCCTCGGGCGTGCAGCCGACCGCGGTCGGCGCCCTCCCGCCGCAGTGCGCTGCGCTCAACCGCAACTACCTGAGCATGAACGACCTGGTGGTCCGGGCCGCCATCGAGGACGACCCGCGGCGCATCCGGCAGGCCCTGATGGCCGACCCGGCCACCGCCGCCGCGCTGCCGGTGGAGCGGATCTGGGAGCTGTGCGACGAGATGGTCCGTGCCCACGCCGACCTGCTCCAGCCCGGCCTGCGCGCCGAGCTGGGCAGCTGA
- a CDS encoding carbohydrate kinase family protein yields the protein MPHTFDLLVVGDANPDVVLGPLPGPLAFGQREQLVPTGLLTLGGSAAIVACGAARLGLKVAFAGRIGDDDTGAYVRGALESRGVDTGALRTDPDLPSPLTAVINRDGDRAILTAAGTLAATTGEDVPEDLLARCRHVHAASYFLMPGLAAALPRLFAAARRHGATTSLDTNDDPADAWDPAGLAAVLPVTDVLLPNAQEARALSGLDDLEAAAEHLAARGPLVVVKDGAEGALAHDGRAPTRTPAVPVEPRDTVGAGDSFDAGMIAALLAGLPMKQALALAAACGALSTRAFGGTGAQPTWDEAVAAARTAPARRGDRDAAGAGPADPSDRGGDHRNHQIHLNHRKQEKSQS from the coding sequence ATGCCGCACACCTTCGACCTGCTGGTCGTCGGCGACGCCAATCCCGACGTCGTCCTCGGCCCGCTGCCCGGCCCGCTCGCCTTCGGGCAGCGCGAACAGCTCGTGCCGACCGGCCTGCTCACCCTCGGCGGGTCCGCCGCCATCGTGGCGTGCGGGGCCGCCCGGCTGGGCCTGAAGGTCGCGTTCGCCGGGCGGATCGGCGACGACGACACCGGCGCGTACGTCCGCGGCGCACTGGAGTCCCGCGGCGTGGACACCGGCGCGCTGCGCACCGACCCCGACCTGCCCTCACCGCTGACCGCGGTCATCAACCGCGACGGCGACCGCGCCATCCTCACCGCCGCGGGCACCCTCGCGGCCACCACCGGCGAGGACGTGCCCGAGGACCTGCTCGCCCGGTGCCGGCACGTGCACGCCGCCTCCTACTTCTTGATGCCGGGCCTCGCCGCCGCGCTGCCGCGGCTGTTCGCCGCGGCCCGCCGGCACGGCGCGACCACCTCGCTGGACACCAACGACGACCCGGCCGACGCCTGGGACCCGGCCGGGCTCGCCGCCGTGCTGCCGGTCACCGACGTGCTGCTGCCCAACGCGCAGGAGGCCCGGGCGCTGTCCGGCCTCGACGACCTGGAGGCCGCGGCGGAGCACCTGGCCGCGCGGGGACCGCTGGTGGTGGTCAAGGACGGGGCCGAGGGGGCGCTCGCCCACGACGGGCGCGCCCCGACGCGCACCCCCGCGGTCCCGGTCGAGCCGCGCGACACCGTCGGCGCGGGCGACAGCTTCGACGCCGGCATGATCGCCGCGCTGCTCGCGGGACTGCCCATGAAACAGGCGCTCGCGCTCGCGGCGGCCTGCGGCGCGCTGTCCACCCGGGCGTTCGGCGGCACCGGGGCGCAGCCCACCTGGGACGAGGCGGTCGCCGCCGCCCGCACCGCACCGGCCCGCCGCGGCGACCGCGACGCGGCCGGCGCCGGTCCCGCCGACCCTTCCGACCGGGGCGGCGACCACCGGAACCACCAGATCCACCTGAACCACCGGAAGCAGGAGAAGAGCCAGTCATGA
- a CDS encoding carbohydrate ABC transporter permease, producing the protein MTAASAPPRPVPDTGTPAGAPRRRRLPFSPWHLALAPLALLFALPLVWLLLSSVMSDAQINRFPPALWPSHIDLGGYRYVLGNAMFPRWFANSLIVSVATVVSNLVFGALGGYAFARMRFAGSRLLLVTMLATMAIPFQLTMIPTFLVMKKLGLIDTLGALIVPSLVTPFAVFLLRQFFLSLPRELEEAAWIDGCSRLRVLWSVVLPLSRPALSTVAVLTFLTTWNDLTWPLIAINHDTHYTLQLGLTTFQGMHHTKWSAVMAGNVITVLPVLLAFLAAQKSFIQSITSSGLKG; encoded by the coding sequence ATGACCGCAGCCTCGGCGCCCCCGCGGCCCGTACCCGACACCGGCACGCCCGCCGGCGCCCCGCGCCGCCGGCGGCTGCCGTTCAGCCCCTGGCACCTGGCGCTGGCGCCGCTCGCGCTGCTCTTCGCGCTGCCGCTGGTGTGGCTGCTGCTCAGCTCGGTGATGAGCGACGCGCAGATCAACCGCTTCCCGCCGGCCCTGTGGCCCTCGCACATCGACCTCGGCGGCTACCGCTACGTGCTGGGCAACGCGATGTTCCCGCGCTGGTTCGCCAACTCGCTGATCGTCTCGGTCGCCACCGTCGTCTCCAACCTCGTCTTCGGCGCGCTCGGCGGCTACGCCTTCGCCCGGATGCGGTTCGCCGGATCGCGGCTGCTGCTGGTGACGATGCTCGCCACGATGGCGATCCCGTTCCAGCTGACGATGATCCCGACGTTCCTGGTGATGAAGAAGCTCGGCCTCATCGACACCCTCGGCGCGCTGATCGTGCCGTCGCTGGTCACGCCGTTCGCGGTGTTCCTGCTGCGGCAGTTCTTCCTGTCGCTGCCCCGGGAGCTGGAGGAGGCCGCCTGGATCGACGGCTGCTCGCGGCTGCGGGTGCTGTGGTCGGTGGTGCTGCCGCTGTCCCGGCCGGCGCTGAGCACGGTCGCCGTGCTGACCTTCCTGACCACCTGGAACGACCTGACCTGGCCGCTGATCGCGATCAACCACGACACGCACTACACGCTCCAGCTGGGCCTGACCACCTTCCAGGGCATGCACCACACCAAGTGGTCGGCGGTGATGGCGGGCAACGTGATCACCGTGCTGCCGGTGCTGCTGGCGTTCCTCGCCGCCCAGAAGTCCTTCATCCAGTCGATCACCTCCAGCGGCCTCAAGGGCTGA
- a CDS encoding carbohydrate ABC transporter permease, with amino-acid sequence MPRLPTPLTLPHQREDRAAAANGDDGPGPGPARTGDPRRTLRRRRRSESATAWAFVAPSVAVIIGLSILPVVWSLLLSFQADDLVTPSRWVGLDNYRALRKDPHFSQAVGNTLKYTAMYVPLSMILGLALALALNRRIRLVGLYRTLIFVPFVISATAQGVLFSFILDPQFGAANSLLHKLGIPAQGFLTDPGQALYVLVAISLWSGTGFCLVVYLAALQDVPPSLIEAAKLDGAGRFHLLRHVVLPTLAPVNVFLVIWQLIESLQVFDLVYVTTKGGPLGSTTVIVYFIWQQAFQNFTAGYGAAAAYVLAVVLFAIAAGTRALRRRGPAGPEGAAR; translated from the coding sequence ATGCCGCGCCTACCCACCCCGCTCACCCTCCCGCACCAGCGCGAGGACCGGGCCGCCGCCGCGAACGGCGACGACGGCCCCGGCCCCGGACCGGCGAGGACCGGCGACCCGCGCCGCACCTTGCGCCGCCGGCGCCGCTCGGAGTCCGCCACCGCCTGGGCCTTCGTCGCCCCCTCGGTCGCGGTGATCATCGGTCTGTCGATCCTGCCCGTCGTGTGGTCGCTGCTGCTGTCCTTCCAGGCCGACGACCTGGTCACCCCCAGCCGCTGGGTCGGGCTGGACAACTACCGCGCGCTGCGCAAGGACCCGCACTTCAGCCAGGCGGTCGGCAACACCCTGAAGTACACCGCCATGTACGTGCCGCTGAGCATGATCCTCGGCCTGGCGCTGGCCCTCGCGCTGAACCGGCGGATCCGGCTGGTCGGGCTCTACCGCACGCTCATCTTCGTGCCGTTCGTGATCTCGGCCACCGCGCAGGGCGTGCTCTTCTCCTTCATCCTCGACCCGCAGTTCGGCGCGGCCAACTCCCTGCTGCACAAGCTCGGCATCCCCGCGCAGGGGTTCCTCACCGACCCCGGCCAGGCGCTGTACGTGCTGGTGGCGATCTCGCTGTGGAGCGGCACCGGCTTCTGCCTGGTGGTCTACCTCGCTGCGCTCCAGGACGTGCCGCCCTCGCTCATCGAGGCCGCCAAGCTCGACGGCGCCGGCCGCTTCCACCTGCTGCGCCACGTGGTGCTGCCGACCCTCGCCCCGGTCAACGTCTTCCTGGTCATCTGGCAGCTGATCGAGTCGCTCCAGGTCTTCGACCTGGTCTACGTCACCACCAAGGGCGGCCCGCTCGGCTCCACCACGGTGATCGTCTACTTCATCTGGCAGCAGGCGTTCCAGAACTTCACCGCCGGATACGGGGCCGCCGCCGCGTACGTCCTCGCGGTGGTCCTCTTCGCGATCGCGGCCGGCACCCGGGCGCTGCGCCGCCGCGGACCCGCCGGCCCGGAAGGAGCAGCGCGATGA